One genomic segment of Micromonospora sp. WMMC415 includes these proteins:
- a CDS encoding glycoside hydrolase family 38 C-terminal domain-containing protein translates to MTRPTEIIVVPHTHWDREWYEPFQRFRLRLVALLDEVFDRMERDPRQRFTLDGQLAAVDDYLEVRPERREQVISLVRAGRLAVGPWQILLDEFLCSGENIVRNLERGLSRSAELGGAMPVGYLPDMFGHIAQMPQILVGAGLAHACVFRGVPERMRRHAFAWEAPDGTTVRTEYLPGGYGNAAGLMDDTAQVTRRADDLATKLAGWRFEGADTPALAMYGTDHAAPAPDAPDLLAAADLADTRLRLGTLTEYFATQPATVDGLPVVRGELRSHARANILPGVISVRGHLKQAMNRAERRVERYAEPLAALTHDASVRRFLDMAWTRLIDASCHDSVTGCGCDETAEQVAARLAEADQLGRAVCDLVGARLAAAVPRDGHLVFNPTPTARTALVHLDVAAPADSTVALADAAGRSVAAQVLDRSRTLLADDVVPAADLPAVLTRVHGRELYGQEVAAWSVSPEDATLTFHVARHGDPAFDVEDVRSALTAAGPRDRWRVRILAEPRATVAALVEVPPLGRAAVRPVPLPATGEPAAAPVTVAGRALDNGLLRVDVAEDGTLTLTTADGVTVDGVGRIVDGGDVGDSYNYAPPAADELVDKPRAVRTSVRHDGPLVAVVDVVREYRWPVAADVDAGSRAVDREPITVTTRVELRCGERFVRLRVEFDNRCDDHRVRLHLPLPSPADSSYAEGQFAVVERGLTAEGGGGEVPLPTFPANGFVAAGAPDGALAVLLTQPTEYELTDSGHELAVTLLRAIGMLSRNRHALRDEPAGPQLPTPEAQCRGARTVELAVLPYRGAWHGAGVLAAAEAYRHELLAFAGAADPGTALPAATSGLSVDGPGVALTSVRDRAGRTEVRLVAQTPVDTTAVLGGATIRAAWRADLLGRAGEPVTVDGDGLVRLPLRAWEIATVQLDLT, encoded by the coding sequence ATGACGCGACCGACCGAGATCATCGTGGTGCCACACACCCACTGGGACCGGGAGTGGTACGAGCCGTTCCAGCGGTTCCGGCTGCGGCTGGTGGCGCTGCTCGACGAGGTGTTCGACCGGATGGAGCGGGACCCGCGGCAGCGGTTCACCCTGGACGGGCAACTCGCCGCGGTCGACGACTACCTGGAGGTCCGCCCGGAACGGCGGGAGCAGGTGATCTCCCTGGTACGCGCCGGGCGACTGGCGGTGGGCCCGTGGCAGATCCTGCTCGACGAGTTCCTCTGCTCGGGCGAGAACATCGTCCGGAACCTGGAACGCGGGCTGAGCCGCAGCGCGGAGTTGGGCGGAGCCATGCCGGTCGGCTACCTGCCCGACATGTTCGGTCACATCGCCCAGATGCCGCAGATCCTGGTCGGTGCCGGGCTGGCCCACGCCTGCGTGTTCCGCGGCGTACCGGAGCGGATGCGCCGTCACGCCTTCGCCTGGGAGGCACCCGACGGCACCACCGTCCGGACGGAGTATCTGCCCGGCGGCTACGGCAACGCCGCCGGCCTGATGGACGACACCGCGCAGGTCACCCGCCGGGCCGACGACCTCGCGACGAAGCTGGCCGGGTGGCGGTTCGAGGGTGCGGACACCCCCGCGCTGGCCATGTACGGCACCGACCACGCGGCACCGGCACCGGACGCCCCCGACCTGCTCGCCGCCGCCGATCTCGCCGACACGCGGTTGCGGCTGGGCACCCTCACCGAGTACTTCGCCACCCAGCCGGCCACCGTCGACGGCCTGCCGGTCGTCCGCGGCGAGCTGCGCTCGCACGCCCGGGCCAACATCCTGCCCGGCGTGATCTCCGTCCGCGGCCACCTCAAGCAGGCGATGAACCGCGCCGAGCGGCGCGTCGAACGGTACGCCGAACCGCTCGCCGCGCTGACCCACGACGCGTCCGTGCGGCGCTTCCTCGACATGGCCTGGACCCGGCTGATCGACGCGAGCTGCCACGACTCGGTGACCGGCTGCGGCTGCGACGAGACCGCCGAACAGGTCGCCGCCCGCCTCGCCGAGGCCGACCAGCTCGGCCGGGCGGTCTGCGACCTGGTCGGCGCGCGGCTGGCCGCGGCCGTGCCCCGGGACGGTCACCTGGTGTTCAACCCCACCCCGACGGCCCGCACCGCGCTGGTGCACCTGGACGTGGCGGCACCGGCCGACAGCACGGTGGCCCTGGCCGACGCGGCCGGCCGCAGCGTCGCGGCCCAGGTCCTCGACCGGAGCCGTACGCTGCTCGCCGACGACGTGGTGCCGGCGGCCGACCTGCCGGCCGTGCTCACCCGGGTGCACGGCCGGGAACTCTACGGCCAGGAGGTCGCCGCCTGGTCCGTGTCGCCCGAGGACGCCACCCTCACCTTCCACGTGGCCCGGCACGGCGACCCCGCCTTCGACGTGGAGGATGTCCGCTCGGCGCTCACCGCCGCCGGGCCGCGCGACAGGTGGCGGGTGCGGATCCTCGCCGAACCCCGGGCCACCGTCGCCGCTCTCGTCGAGGTGCCGCCGCTGGGCCGCGCCGCGGTCCGGCCGGTGCCCCTGCCCGCCACCGGGGAGCCGGCGGCGGCCCCGGTGACGGTGGCCGGGCGCGCCCTCGACAACGGCCTGCTCCGCGTCGATGTCGCCGAGGACGGCACCCTGACGCTGACCACCGCGGACGGCGTCACGGTGGACGGAGTGGGCCGGATCGTGGACGGCGGTGACGTGGGCGACAGCTACAACTACGCCCCGCCGGCCGCCGACGAACTCGTCGACAAGCCACGGGCGGTGCGCACCTCCGTGCGCCACGACGGGCCGCTGGTGGCCGTCGTGGACGTGGTGCGGGAGTACCGGTGGCCGGTGGCCGCGGACGTCGACGCCGGCTCCCGCGCCGTGGACCGCGAGCCGATCACCGTCACCACCCGGGTCGAGCTGCGCTGCGGCGAGCGGTTCGTCCGGCTGCGCGTCGAGTTCGACAACCGCTGCGACGACCACCGGGTCCGGCTGCACCTGCCGCTGCCGTCGCCGGCCGACAGCTCCTACGCCGAGGGCCAGTTCGCGGTGGTCGAGCGGGGCCTGACCGCGGAGGGCGGCGGTGGTGAGGTGCCGCTGCCCACCTTCCCCGCCAACGGGTTCGTCGCCGCCGGCGCACCGGACGGGGCGCTGGCGGTGCTGCTGACCCAGCCCACCGAGTACGAGCTGACCGACTCCGGCCACGAACTGGCGGTCACGTTGCTGCGCGCGATCGGGATGCTGTCCCGCAACCGGCACGCCCTGCGCGACGAGCCGGCCGGTCCGCAGCTGCCCACCCCCGAGGCGCAGTGCCGCGGCGCCCGCACCGTCGAGCTGGCGGTGCTGCCGTACCGGGGTGCCTGGCACGGGGCCGGGGTGCTGGCGGCGGCCGAGGCGTACCGGCACGAGCTGCTGGCCTTCGCCGGCGCGGCCGACCCGGGCACCGCCCTGCCGGCAGCGACGAGCGGGTTGTCCGTCGACGGTCCCGGCGTCGCGCTGACCAGCGTGCGGGACCGCGCCGGCCGCACCGAGGTGCGGCTGGTGGCCCAGACTCCGGTGGACACCACCGCCGTGCTCGGCGGCGCGACCATCCGCGCGGCGTGGCGGGCGGACCTGCTCGGCCGGGCCGGCGAACCGGTTACCGTGGACGGTGACGGGCTGGTCCGGCTGCCGCTGCGGGCCTGGGAGATCGCCACGGTGCAACTCGACCTGACCTGA
- a CDS encoding branched-chain amino acid ABC transporter permease, which yields MTATRTDVSTADPRPARPSPLRRLLPGPPGNPVTGGSTLLRHLILAVLAGTVVVLVTNQLEPYQNLQVARVCAFLCVTAGYTVLVGLNGQLSLGHGALMATGAYTVALTRQAFDERAVQGRWVLPLSLLLAVAVTAVVGLVIGLAAARLRGPYLAGVTLAVATLVPAVTTIFTEVFNGEQGLRFPTETPPAFLGAYFQPERWLAWIALVAALLTMLLMANLVASRFGRSLRAVRDDEVAARLAGVHVARTQVLAFVVSAACAGLGGGVYAVLTATVAPGKFALDLSLFLLMAIVIGGLGSLTGAVWGAILLVALQDLPSRITETFALPAGLAQRLEGNLALAVFGLILIVVMIVAPAGLQGAARSLVARLRRRVPSR from the coding sequence GTGACCGCCACCCGGACCGACGTGTCCACAGCAGACCCGCGGCCCGCCCGGCCGTCGCCGCTGCGCCGGTTGCTGCCCGGCCCGCCGGGCAACCCCGTCACGGGCGGCTCCACCCTGCTGCGGCACCTGATCCTGGCCGTGCTCGCCGGCACCGTCGTCGTGCTGGTGACCAACCAGCTCGAGCCGTACCAGAACCTCCAGGTGGCCCGGGTCTGCGCGTTCCTCTGCGTGACCGCCGGCTACACCGTGCTGGTCGGGCTCAACGGCCAACTCTCCCTCGGACACGGGGCGCTGATGGCGACCGGCGCGTACACCGTGGCCCTGACCCGGCAGGCCTTCGACGAACGGGCGGTGCAGGGCCGGTGGGTCCTGCCGCTGTCGCTGCTGCTCGCCGTCGCGGTGACCGCGGTGGTGGGACTCGTCATCGGGCTGGCCGCCGCCCGGCTGCGCGGGCCGTACCTGGCCGGTGTCACGCTCGCCGTCGCGACGCTGGTCCCGGCCGTCACGACGATCTTCACCGAGGTCTTCAACGGGGAACAGGGGTTGCGCTTCCCGACCGAGACGCCGCCGGCGTTCCTCGGCGCGTACTTCCAGCCCGAGCGCTGGCTGGCCTGGATCGCGCTGGTCGCGGCGTTGCTGACGATGCTGCTCATGGCGAACCTGGTGGCCAGCCGCTTCGGTCGCTCGCTACGGGCCGTCCGCGACGACGAGGTGGCCGCCCGGCTCGCCGGCGTCCACGTCGCCCGTACCCAGGTGCTCGCCTTCGTGGTGAGCGCCGCCTGCGCCGGCCTCGGCGGCGGGGTGTACGCCGTGCTCACCGCGACCGTCGCCCCGGGCAAGTTCGCGCTGGACCTCTCGCTGTTCCTGCTGATGGCCATCGTGATCGGCGGCCTCGGCAGCCTCACCGGCGCGGTCTGGGGCGCGATCCTGCTGGTGGCGCTGCAGGACCTGCCGAGCCGGATCACCGAGACCTTCGCCCTGCCCGCGGGCCTCGCCCAGCGGCTGGAGGGCAACCTCGCCCTCGCCGTGTTCGGGCTGATCCTCATCGTCGTCATGATCGTCGCCCCGGCCGGTCTGCAGGGCGCCGCCCGCTCGCTGGTCGCGCGGCTCCGGCGACGCGTCCCGAGCCGCTGA
- a CDS encoding sugar phosphate isomerase/epimerase, translated as MPLTGRTRVAGAPVNYGIYQPTGAPVGPDDLLAALADDGYTGVDSGPIGYLGTGETLARRLDAAGIGLAGGWVDLRFADAAGFAEDLAQLDAALDVFAAAPADDPRFVPRPTLACPGNPARMARPGTPTDLASALPAAAWPDFAARVRQAAGRCRDRGLEPAFHYHLGTDVETEAEADRLLELTDIAICLDTGHLALAGGDPVAAVRRWAGRIGQVHLKDADLAVHARVRAAGGGLPDVVAAGGFCALGRGDVDLAGVLAGLDDVGYTGWLVIEQDSPEESRDLDRIRADQHANLRWLEGALR; from the coding sequence GTGCCGCTGACCGGACGCACACGGGTGGCCGGCGCCCCCGTCAACTACGGCATCTACCAGCCCACCGGCGCACCCGTCGGCCCCGACGACCTGCTCGCGGCGCTGGCCGACGACGGATACACCGGGGTGGACTCCGGCCCGATCGGCTACCTCGGCACCGGCGAGACCCTCGCCCGCCGGCTGGACGCGGCCGGCATCGGGCTGGCCGGCGGCTGGGTGGACCTGCGCTTCGCCGACGCGGCCGGCTTCGCCGAGGACCTGGCCCAGCTCGACGCCGCGCTCGACGTGTTCGCCGCCGCGCCGGCCGACGACCCGCGTTTCGTACCCCGACCGACGCTGGCCTGCCCCGGCAACCCGGCCCGGATGGCCCGCCCCGGCACCCCGACCGACCTGGCGTCGGCGCTGCCCGCCGCGGCCTGGCCGGACTTCGCCGCCCGGGTGCGGCAGGCTGCCGGCCGGTGCCGCGACCGCGGCCTGGAACCGGCGTTCCACTACCACCTCGGCACCGACGTGGAGACCGAGGCGGAGGCCGACCGGTTGCTCGAACTCACCGACATCGCCATCTGCCTGGACACCGGGCACCTGGCGCTGGCCGGTGGCGACCCGGTCGCCGCGGTACGCCGCTGGGCCGGGCGGATCGGCCAGGTGCACCTGAAGGACGCCGACCTCGCCGTCCACGCCCGGGTCCGGGCGGCCGGCGGCGGCCTGCCGGACGTGGTCGCCGCCGGCGGCTTCTGCGCCCTGGGCCGCGGCGACGTCGACCTCGCCGGGGTGCTCGCCGGCCTCGACGACGTCGGCTACACCGGCTGGCTGGTGATCGAGCAGGACAGCCCCGAGGAGAGCCGGGACCTGGACCGGATCCGCGCCGACCAGCACGCCAACCTCCGGTGGCTGGAGGGGGCGCTGCGATGA
- the rox gene encoding rifampin monooxygenase, with product MFDVIIAGGGPTGLMLATELRLHGVPALVLEKDAEPTRVVRALGLHARSIEVMAQRGLLDRFLAHGQQYPVGGFFAGINKPQPDRLDTAHPYVLAIPQTITDRLLAERATELGVEIRRGCELVGLSQDEHGVTVELADGTRLRSRYLVGCDGGRSTVRKLLGVAFPGEPARVETLLGEMAVAAAPEAVAAVVAEVRRTQLRFGAIPLGEGVYRVVVPASGVAEDRTVPPTLDEFKQQLRATAGTDFGVHSPRWLSRFGDATRLAERYRVGRVLLAGDAAHIHPPAGGQGLNLGLQDAFNLGWKLAAEVNGWAPEGLLDSYHTERRPVAADVLDNTRAQMHLMSTEPGPQAVRRLVSELMDFEEVHRHLIEKIIAIGVRYDFGAGHDLLGRRLRDVRLERGRLYALMHTGRGLLLDQTGRLSVDGWADRVDHVVDVSADLDVPAVLLRPDGHVAWVGADQPDLLGQLPRWFGGAG from the coding sequence ATGTTTGACGTGATCATTGCCGGGGGCGGACCGACCGGCCTCATGCTGGCCACCGAGCTGCGGCTGCACGGCGTGCCCGCGCTCGTGCTGGAGAAGGACGCGGAGCCGACCAGGGTGGTGCGGGCGCTCGGCCTGCACGCACGCAGCATCGAGGTGATGGCCCAGCGCGGTCTGCTGGACCGGTTCCTCGCGCACGGTCAGCAGTACCCGGTCGGTGGCTTCTTCGCCGGCATCAACAAGCCGCAGCCGGACCGGCTGGACACCGCGCATCCGTACGTCCTGGCCATCCCGCAGACCATCACCGATCGCCTGCTGGCCGAGCGGGCCACCGAGCTCGGCGTCGAGATCCGCCGCGGCTGCGAACTGGTCGGGCTGAGCCAGGACGAACACGGGGTGACCGTCGAGCTGGCCGACGGCACCCGGTTGCGCTCGCGCTACCTCGTCGGCTGCGACGGCGGCCGCAGCACGGTGCGCAAGCTGCTCGGCGTCGCCTTCCCCGGCGAGCCCGCCCGGGTCGAGACGCTGCTGGGTGAGATGGCGGTGGCCGCGGCGCCGGAGGCGGTGGCCGCCGTGGTGGCCGAGGTCCGCAGGACCCAGCTGCGGTTCGGCGCCATACCTCTCGGGGAAGGGGTGTACCGCGTCGTCGTGCCCGCCTCGGGGGTGGCCGAGGACCGCACGGTCCCGCCGACTCTCGACGAGTTCAAGCAGCAGCTGCGGGCCACCGCCGGCACCGACTTCGGCGTGCACTCGCCGCGCTGGCTGTCCCGGTTCGGTGATGCCACCCGGCTGGCCGAGCGCTACCGGGTCGGCCGGGTGCTGCTGGCCGGCGACGCGGCGCACATCCACCCGCCGGCCGGCGGACAGGGCCTCAACCTCGGCCTGCAGGACGCGTTCAACCTCGGTTGGAAACTGGCCGCCGAGGTCAACGGCTGGGCCCCGGAGGGGCTGCTGGACAGCTACCACACCGAACGGCGCCCGGTGGCGGCCGACGTCCTCGACAACACCCGCGCGCAGATGCACCTGATGTCCACCGAGCCGGGTCCGCAGGCGGTGCGCCGGCTGGTGTCGGAGCTGATGGACTTCGAGGAGGTGCACCGGCACCTGATCGAGAAGATCATCGCGATCGGGGTGCGCTACGACTTCGGTGCGGGACATGACCTCCTCGGCCGGCGGCTGCGCGACGTGCGCCTGGAGCGGGGCCGCCTCTACGCGCTGATGCACACCGGTCGCGGCCTGCTGCTCGACCAGACCGGCCGGCTCTCGGTGGACGGCTGGGCAGACCGGGTCGACCACGTCGTCGACGTCAGTGCGGACCTGGACGTGCCCGCGGTGCTGCTGCGGCCGGACGGCCACGTGGCGTGGGTCGGCGCCGATCAGCCGGACCTGCTCGGCCAGTTGCCTCGGTGGTTCGGCGGTGCCGGCTGA
- a CDS encoding ABC transporter ATP-binding protein — protein sequence MSADPILQVDGLSAGYGPVPVLREVTLSVPAGTVAAVLGANGAGKTTLLRTLSGLLRPTGGRVLFDGADLRGVRVEGLVRRGLAHVPEGRGIVAELTVDENLRLGGLWRRDRADARRAQDEVYELFEPLARRRRHAGHQLSGGERQLLALGRALVGRPKLLLLDEPSLGLAPRVTAQIMALLRRLCDSNGLTVLLVEQNVRSALSVADQGVVMSLGRVVMATGAAQLRDDEQLRHAYLGF from the coding sequence GTGAGCGCCGACCCCATCCTCCAGGTCGACGGGCTCAGCGCCGGCTACGGCCCGGTGCCGGTACTGCGGGAGGTCACGCTCAGCGTGCCGGCCGGGACGGTCGCCGCCGTGCTCGGGGCCAACGGCGCCGGCAAGACCACCCTGCTGCGTACGCTCTCCGGCCTGCTCCGGCCCACCGGCGGCCGGGTCCTCTTCGACGGCGCCGACCTGCGCGGCGTCCGCGTCGAGGGCCTCGTGCGGCGCGGCCTGGCACACGTGCCCGAGGGGCGCGGCATCGTCGCGGAACTGACCGTCGACGAGAACCTGCGCCTCGGTGGGCTGTGGCGGCGGGACCGCGCCGACGCCCGGCGGGCGCAGGACGAGGTGTACGAGCTGTTCGAGCCGCTGGCCCGGCGGCGCCGGCACGCCGGGCACCAGCTCTCCGGCGGGGAGCGGCAGCTGCTCGCCCTCGGGCGGGCGCTGGTCGGGCGCCCGAAGCTGCTGTTGCTCGACGAGCCGTCGCTCGGGCTCGCCCCCCGGGTCACCGCGCAGATCATGGCGCTGCTGCGCCGGCTCTGCGACAGCAACGGGCTGACCGTCCTGCTCGTCGAGCAGAACGTGCGCAGTGCCCTCTCCGTCGCCGACCAGGGGGTCGTCATGTCCCTGGGCCGGGTGGTCATGGCCACCGGGGCGGCGCAGTTGCGGGACGACGAGCAGCTCCGCCACGCGTACCTCGGGTTCTGA
- a CDS encoding ABC transporter substrate-binding protein produces MYPIARRCLAAATGLALLAGASACADDAQRAADNVPGVTDTEILIGTHQPLTGPAAPGYSRISAATKAYFEHVNSKGGVNGRKIVYKVMDDGYNPANTENVVRKLVLDDKVFALLGGLGTPTHTNVLEFVKAQKVPDLFVSSGSRTWNQPDRYPTTFGWQPDYTVEGKILATFVKKEFPSRKVCHFGQNDDFGRDSLAGVEKILGPVAAKQTYTTTNQQVGPAIGALKAAGCEVVVAATIPGFTALAMGQAAAQGFKAQWIVSNVGADYTTLSTQLGDKKAILEGMIADNYLPMAGDANDPWIRAFRKIHEHYNAANPLDGNAIYGYSMAYTFVQALLTAGPDLTREKLVEAVQKGGFRGPGVTPFRYTRFVHAGYSGVRLTKVQNGVQAYFGPTYLTDDGEEQVREFPEPPVTPPADAIPTS; encoded by the coding sequence ATGTATCCCATCGCACGTCGCTGCCTCGCGGCTGCCACCGGCCTCGCGCTGCTGGCCGGCGCCTCGGCCTGCGCCGACGACGCCCAACGGGCGGCCGACAACGTCCCGGGCGTCACCGACACCGAGATCCTGATCGGCACCCACCAACCCCTCACCGGCCCGGCCGCTCCCGGGTACTCCCGAATCTCCGCCGCCACCAAGGCGTACTTCGAGCACGTCAACAGCAAGGGCGGGGTGAACGGCCGGAAGATCGTCTACAAGGTGATGGACGACGGCTACAACCCCGCCAACACCGAGAACGTCGTCCGAAAGCTCGTCCTCGACGACAAGGTCTTCGCGCTCCTCGGCGGCCTGGGCACCCCCACCCACACCAACGTGCTGGAGTTCGTCAAGGCCCAGAAGGTGCCGGACCTCTTCGTCTCCTCCGGCAGCCGCACCTGGAACCAGCCCGACAGGTACCCGACCACCTTCGGCTGGCAGCCGGACTACACGGTGGAGGGCAAGATCCTCGCCACGTTCGTGAAGAAGGAGTTCCCGAGCCGGAAGGTGTGCCACTTCGGGCAGAACGACGACTTCGGGCGCGACTCCCTCGCCGGTGTCGAGAAGATCCTCGGCCCGGTGGCGGCCAAGCAGACCTACACCACCACGAACCAGCAGGTCGGGCCGGCGATCGGCGCCCTGAAGGCAGCCGGCTGCGAGGTGGTCGTCGCCGCTACCATTCCCGGCTTCACCGCGCTCGCCATGGGTCAGGCCGCCGCCCAGGGCTTCAAGGCCCAGTGGATCGTGTCCAACGTGGGCGCCGACTACACCACGCTGTCGACGCAGCTCGGCGACAAGAAGGCGATCCTGGAGGGCATGATCGCCGACAACTACCTGCCGATGGCCGGCGACGCGAACGATCCCTGGATCCGGGCGTTCCGGAAGATCCACGAGCACTACAACGCCGCCAACCCGCTCGACGGCAACGCGATCTACGGCTACTCGATGGCGTACACCTTCGTGCAGGCGCTGCTCACCGCCGGCCCGGACCTCACGCGCGAGAAGCTGGTCGAGGCGGTGCAGAAGGGCGGGTTCCGGGGGCCCGGCGTGACCCCCTTCCGGTACACCAGGTTCGTCCACGCCGGCTACAGCGGCGTCCGGCTGACCAAGGTGCAGAACGGAGTGCAGGCCTACTTCGGTCCGACCTACCTCACCGACGACGGCGAGGAACAGGTCAGGGAGTTCCCCGAGCCGCCGGTCACACCACCGGCCGACGCCATTCCGACGTCCTGA
- a CDS encoding branched-chain amino acid ABC transporter permease — MDRFLFLTFDGLSTGAVYAAFALALVLIWRAARLVNFAQGAMAVATAYVGYAVASATGSYWLGLGVAVLAGLALGALVERVLMRFVGPANPLGDVIVALGLVLLIQAVLGMVFGNEYRPATVPFDTDALSIGGIAAVSPYDLWVFGAVMVVVVLLALLFTRTSIGLRMRASAFAPEVSRLLGVDVGRMLTVGWALAAAVGALAGMLVIPTGLGLHPHAMDLVFVVAFTAAVVGGLDSPAGAVVGGLLVGLILSYVTGYLGPDTTPLAVLVLLLAVLLVRPGGLFSSVKARHV, encoded by the coding sequence TTGGACCGGTTCTTGTTCCTCACCTTCGACGGCCTGTCCACCGGAGCCGTCTACGCGGCGTTCGCCCTCGCCCTGGTGCTCATCTGGCGGGCGGCACGCCTGGTCAACTTCGCGCAGGGCGCGATGGCGGTCGCGACGGCCTACGTCGGCTACGCCGTCGCCTCAGCGACCGGCTCCTACTGGCTGGGCCTGGGCGTGGCCGTGCTGGCCGGCCTGGCCCTGGGCGCGCTCGTGGAACGGGTGCTGATGCGCTTCGTCGGGCCCGCCAACCCGCTGGGCGACGTCATCGTCGCCCTCGGCCTGGTGCTGCTGATCCAGGCGGTGCTCGGGATGGTCTTCGGCAACGAGTACCGGCCGGCGACCGTACCGTTCGACACCGACGCCCTGTCGATCGGCGGGATCGCCGCCGTCTCCCCGTACGACCTGTGGGTGTTCGGCGCGGTCATGGTGGTCGTGGTGCTGCTCGCGCTGCTGTTCACCCGGACGTCGATCGGGCTGCGGATGCGGGCGTCCGCCTTCGCGCCCGAGGTGTCCCGACTGCTCGGCGTCGACGTCGGTCGCATGCTCACGGTGGGCTGGGCCCTGGCCGCCGCGGTCGGCGCCCTCGCCGGGATGCTGGTCATCCCCACCGGGCTGGGACTCCACCCGCACGCGATGGACCTGGTCTTCGTCGTCGCGTTCACCGCCGCCGTGGTCGGGGGCCTGGACAGTCCGGCCGGAGCCGTGGTCGGCGGGCTGCTGGTCGGCCTGATCCTGTCCTACGTCACCGGCTACCTCGGCCCCGACACCACACCGCTGGCCGTCCTCGTCCTGCTGCTGGCGGTCCTCCTGGTCCGCCCCGGTGGCCTCTTCTCCAGCGTGAAAGCGAGACACGTGTGA
- a CDS encoding Gfo/Idh/MocA family protein: MTEPGKRIRIAVAGLGIIARTVHLPLLQRRDDLFEIVALADLSPSRVTELGQRYGVEPARRHTDAARMVTDGGCDAVLLATSGSHGELAALALRAGLPVLCEKPLAYTTAETARLAELAAGTPALMVGYMKQYDPAVAEAARLLADLGGAERVHAVEVTVLHAGGDRQLRFANLPPAAGDVPAEEAARLSAADRELLDAAVGADPGARTLYQILINSISHDLSLLRLFTGAPATVEHVATWPLTPDGPAEPSVEISGRLPGGARYGVRWLNLPDYPAYRETVTVHHARGSLELVFPSPYLLNAPTTLTVVDDHGDGERRAAFRSVTEAFEQELVAFHAMVTAAAAPLTGIVEGAADVRTSQQVVRRYGELTGAAIGGEAASR, translated from the coding sequence ATGACCGAGCCGGGCAAGCGGATCCGGATCGCGGTGGCCGGGCTGGGCATCATCGCCCGGACCGTGCACCTGCCGCTGCTGCAACGCCGTGACGACCTGTTCGAGATCGTGGCGCTGGCCGACCTGTCCCCGTCGCGGGTGACCGAGCTGGGCCAGCGGTACGGCGTCGAGCCGGCCCGCCGCCACACCGACGCGGCCCGGATGGTGACCGACGGCGGCTGCGACGCGGTGCTGCTGGCCACCTCCGGCTCGCACGGCGAGCTGGCGGCGCTGGCGCTGCGCGCCGGGCTGCCCGTGCTCTGCGAGAAACCGCTGGCCTACACGACCGCCGAGACGGCCCGACTGGCCGAGCTGGCCGCCGGAACCCCGGCGCTGATGGTCGGCTACATGAAGCAGTACGACCCGGCGGTGGCCGAGGCCGCGCGGCTGCTCGCGGACCTCGGCGGCGCGGAGCGGGTGCACGCGGTCGAGGTGACCGTGCTGCACGCCGGCGGCGACCGGCAGCTGCGCTTCGCGAACCTGCCCCCGGCCGCCGGCGACGTGCCGGCCGAGGAGGCGGCCCGGCTCTCCGCCGCCGACCGGGAACTGCTCGACGCCGCCGTCGGCGCCGACCCGGGCGCCCGCACCCTCTACCAGATTCTGATCAACAGCATCTCGCACGACCTGTCCCTGCTGCGGCTGTTCACCGGCGCACCGGCCACCGTCGAGCACGTGGCCACCTGGCCGCTCACCCCCGACGGCCCGGCCGAGCCGTCGGTGGAGATCAGCGGGCGGCTGCCCGGCGGCGCCCGCTACGGCGTCCGGTGGCTCAACCTGCCGGACTACCCCGCCTACCGGGAGACGGTCACCGTGCACCACGCCCGCGGCTCGCTGGAGCTCGTGTTCCCGTCGCCGTACCTGCTCAACGCACCGACCACGCTGACGGTCGTCGACGACCACGGCGACGGCGAGCGGCGGGCCGCGTTCCGGTCGGTGACCGAGGCGTTCGAGCAGGAACTGGTCGCGTTCCACGCGATGGTCACCGCGGCCGCCGCGCCGCTGACCGGCATCGTCGAGGGCGCGGCCGACGTACGGACCAGCCAACAGGTGGTACGCCGCTACGGTGAGCTGACCGGGGCGGCGATCGGCGGAGAGGCGGCGAGCCGATGA